The following are encoded together in the Mesoplodon densirostris isolate mMesDen1 chromosome 2, mMesDen1 primary haplotype, whole genome shotgun sequence genome:
- the MPZ gene encoding LOW QUALITY PROTEIN: myelin protein P0 (The sequence of the model RefSeq protein was modified relative to this genomic sequence to represent the inferred CDS: substituted 1 base at 1 genomic stop codon) — MAPGAPSSNPSPVLAALLFSSLVLSPAQAIVVYTDKEVHGAVGSQVTLHCSFWSSEWVSDDISFTWRYQPEGGRDAISIFHYAKGQPYIDEVGTFKERIQWVGDPLWKDGSIVIHNLDYSDNGTFTCDVKNPPDIVGKTSQVTLYVFEKVPTRYGVVLGAVIGGVLGGVLLLLLLFYLIRYCWLRRQAALQRRLSAMEKGKLHKSVKDSSKRGRQTPVLYAMLDHSRSTKAASEKKTKGLGESRKDKKXRLAGRAGGKGSGAEVSKGSQMVVIEMELRKDEQSSELRPAVKSPSRTSLKNALKNMMGLDSEK; from the exons ATGGCTCCTGGGGCTCCCTCTTCCAACCCCAGTCCTGTCCTGGCTGCGCTACTCTTCTCCTCTTTGG TGctctccccagcccaggccattGTGGTTTACACGGACAAGGAGGTCCACGGTGCTGTGGGCTCCCAGGTGACCCTGCACTGCTCCTTCTGGTCCAGTGAGTGGGTCTCAGATGACATCTCCTTCACCTGGCGCTACCAGCCAGAAGGAGGCCGCGATGCCATCTCG ATCTTCCACTATGCCAAGGGACAACCCTACATCGATGAGGTGGGGACCTTCAAAGAGCGCATTCAGTGGGTAGGGGACCCTCTCTGGAAGGATGGCTCCATTGTCATACACAACCTGGACTATAGTGACAACGGCACTTTCACCTGTGACgtcaaaaacccaccagacatagTGGGCAAGACCTCTCAGGTCACGCTCTATGTCTTTGAAAAAG TGCCTACTAGGTACGGGGTGGTGCTGGGAGCCGTGATCGGGGGTGTTTTGGGGGGTGTtctattgctgctgctgcttttctaCCTGATTCGGTACTGCTGGCTACGCAGGCAGGCGGCCCTGCAGAGGAGACTCAG TGCCATGGAGAAGGGGAAATTGCACAAGTCTGTGAAGGACTCGTCGAAGCGCGGCCGGCAG ACGCCAGTGCTGTATGCCATGCTGGACCACAGCAGAAGCACCAAAGCTGCCAGTGAGAAGAAGACTAAAGGGTTGGGGGAGTCTCGCAAGGATAAGAAATAGCGGTTAGCGGGCCGGGCGGGGGGTAAGGGGTCAGGGGCCGAGGTTTCCAAAGGCTCTCAGATGGTGGTCATAGAGATGGAGCTACGAAAGGATGAGCAGAGCTCGGAGCTCCGGCCTGCTGTCAAGTCCCCCAGCAGAACCAGCCTCAAGAACGCCCTCAAGAACATGATGGGCCTGGACTCAGAAAAGTGA